In the Bacteroidota bacterium genome, one interval contains:
- a CDS encoding NUDIX domain-containing protein, whose amino-acid sequence MEYKTTKIYHAAHALVLTDDPKVSKKAMELLPQLQALREEHIAHLSGEMAYYADAADHELFIEEYSQLFAYIETGGGLVEKEDCLLMIHRRGRWDLPKGKIEPDEGLLEAACREIAEETGVTGLQRVGPLPETYHIYEERGEWYFKTGYWFVLETDFSGPLAPQAAEQITEAKWVDKASLNPDLLDTYPGVRDLLKAYLYRYPLL is encoded by the coding sequence ATGGAGTACAAAACAACTAAAATCTACCACGCCGCGCACGCGCTTGTGCTTACGGACGACCCAAAGGTGTCAAAAAAAGCAATGGAGCTGCTGCCACAGCTGCAAGCCCTGCGCGAAGAACATATAGCACACCTGAGTGGCGAAATGGCCTACTATGCGGATGCTGCAGATCATGAGCTTTTCATAGAGGAATACAGCCAGCTGTTTGCCTATATAGAAACCGGGGGTGGGCTGGTGGAAAAGGAGGATTGCCTGCTGATGATCCACCGCCGGGGAAGATGGGACCTGCCGAAGGGGAAGATAGAGCCCGATGAGGGACTGCTGGAGGCCGCCTGCCGAGAGATAGCCGAAGAAACGGGCGTAACCGGCCTACAGCGTGTGGGGCCGCTGCCAGAGACCTACCACATATATGAGGAGCGGGGTGAGTGGTATTTCAAAACCGGCTACTGGTTTGTGCTGGAGACAGACTTTTCGGGCCCACTGGCTCCGCAGGCGGCGGAGCAGATTACGGAGGCCAAGTGGGTAGACAAGGCTAGCCTGAACCCCGACCTGCTAGACACGTATCCCGGGGTCAGAGATTTGCTGAAGGCCTATCTGTATAGATATCCGCTGCTATAA
- the pyrE gene encoding orotate phosphoribosyltransferase, protein MTIAQQVANYLLRIHAFKFNPTSPYTWTSGWHSPVYCDNRQTLGYPEIRSAICEGLVNLAKTHFSGLGAVAGVATAGIAQGALVADRLALPYAYVRSSPKAHGLGNQIEGFLPPGAPVLVVEDLVSTGKSSLNAIEVLRTAGHTVAGLVCIFSYGFPAAAGLFAQHAVEWYSLTNLEALIEAGIQQGQLPGAMVETIRNWQQAPELWQAATS, encoded by the coding sequence ATGACGATTGCCCAACAAGTTGCAAATTATCTGCTTCGGATTCACGCCTTCAAGTTCAATCCGACCTCGCCCTATACCTGGACCAGTGGCTGGCACAGCCCCGTGTACTGCGATAATCGCCAAACGCTGGGATACCCCGAGATACGAAGCGCCATCTGCGAAGGTTTGGTAAACCTGGCCAAAACCCACTTTAGCGGCCTGGGTGCCGTGGCCGGCGTAGCTACTGCGGGCATAGCACAGGGCGCACTGGTGGCCGACCGCCTGGCCCTACCCTACGCCTACGTGCGCAGCAGCCCAAAGGCCCACGGCCTGGGAAACCAGATAGAGGGCTTCCTGCCCCCGGGTGCCCCTGTGCTGGTGGTGGAAGACCTGGTGAGCACGGGCAAGAGCAGCCTGAATGCCATAGAGGTGCTGCGTACTGCGGGCCACACCGTGGCAGGCCTGGTGTGTATTTTTTCCTATGGCTTCCCCGCAGCGGCTGGGCTGTTTGCACAGCATGCCGTAGAATGGTATAGTTTGACTAACTTAGAGGCGCTGATAGAGGCAGGCATACAGCAGGGGCAGCTACCCGGGGCCATGGTGGAAACCATTCGCAACTGGCAGCAGGCACCCGAGCTGTGGCAGGCCGCTACCTCATAG